The Amphiura filiformis chromosome 12, Afil_fr2py, whole genome shotgun sequence genome includes a region encoding these proteins:
- the LOC140166322 gene encoding E3 ubiquitin-protein ligase TRIM71-like, which yields MAQAKHVVTKDLTECGICLLTIEEPKALPCLHSYCLKCLSQWAQGKKDKVRCPICSQDFPIPPEGIKGFITNFVINTLKDRQELVERLHAKDTRAPCSCCGATDSKAEAYCNDCGGFICVDCARAIHSIALVFQDHKTIPCVDLQSGKVDIKSVMKKQCCKEHKGQVLRFYCKTCGVLLCHECTVIDHPASSHSLVNLKHATKEQRSEVKQLMKDCNKIQDMVDGSLKSADQVLHNLEKSLEKAKAELHQAADAARDKITQKEKEQEAELSQAAAVSTKQIEAQKESLQMQQTRLQTALQMATEVTQIGSDHDLALVFSSLKDNLHQLRDMKPGTVDENLGEMKFTTNPSMLSPTPSLGSVSIGSSKSRAPVSTGVKEEETSANSTYSKSSLSRGLIHGGVGTWKLINQFGDQGLQKLQKGRGTAVTQMGDFIAADQGHHLSGQPMVLVFSQSGNVKYSLDTKQGLKSEQTSRPWNVVVSQDGRIFITHRVSNINVYDQNGAYKYRFPTKSPSNVSSDAQDTMLCGLALDNQGCLLVGEMKQKYISKHRLDGSHVSSIKVTITPGYIAVTSTDKLIVSNGGWSTTAQVLDPTGNILQTLNRPSGVSLWCPFGICCTADDDIYIANHQPASNGGGIYCYSISGQYMGCITKEVYRPAGLTLIEDENKLLVVEEQRVKIFSRQ from the coding sequence ATGGCTCAAGCTAAACATGTTGTGACTAAAGATTTAACAGAATGTGGCATTTGTTTGTTGACGATTGAAGAGCCTAAAGCCCTGCCTTGCCTTCACTCATATTGCTTGAAATGCCTGTCACAGTGGGCTCAAGGAAAGAAAGATAAAGTCAGATGTCCCATTTGTAGCCAAGACTTCCCTATTCCACCAGAAGGAATCAAAGGATTCATTACCAACTTTGTAATCAATACACTGAAAGACAGGCAGGAATTGGTAGAGAGGCTTCATGCTAAAGATACACGGGCCCCGTGTTCATGCTGTGGAGCAACTGACAGCAAAGCTGAAGCATATTGTAATGATTGCGGAGGTTTTATTTGTGTGGATTGTGCACGTGCAATTCATAGCATAGCTCTTGTTTTCCAAGATCACAAAACCATTCCATGCGTTGATCTTCAGTCAGGCAAGGTGGACATCAAGAGTGTGATGAAAAAGCAATGCTGCAAGGAGCACAAGGGTCAGGTCCTACGATTCTACTGCAAAACTTGTGGGGTCCTATTATGTCATGAGTGCACTGTTATTGATCATCCAGCGTCAAGCCATAGTCTTGTAAACTTAAAACACGCAACAAAGGAACAGAGATCTGAAGTGAAGCAACTGATGAAGGATTGCAATAAAATACAAGATATGGTCGATGGCTCCCTGAAGAGTGCTGATCAAGTTCTACACAATTTAGAGAAGAGTTTAGAGAAAGCTAAGGCAGAGCTACACCAAGCAGCTGATGCAGCACGTGATAAAATTACacagaaagaaaaagagcaagaggCAGAATTGTCACAAGCTGCAGCTGTGAGCACGAAGCAGATTGAAGCACAGAAAGAAAGTCTTCAGATGCAACAAACTCGTCTACAAACAGCACTACAGATGGCAACAGAGGTGACACAAATTGGATCAGATCATGATCTTGCCTTGGTCTTCTCTTCCTTGAAAGATAATCTGCATCAACTGAGAGATATGAAGCCAGGAACTGTTGATGAAAACCTTGGAGAGATGAAGTTCACAACGAATCCCTCAATGCTATCTCCTACGCCAAGTCTTGGATCCGTGTCAATTGGTAGCAGTAAAAGTCGGGCTCCAGTATCAACAGGCGTCAAGGAAGAAGAAACGTCTGCAAATAGTACTTACAGTAAATCATCTTTGTCAAGGGGGCTTATACATGGTGGTGTTGGAACATGGAAGCTGATCAATCAATTTGGAGATCAAGGGTTACAGAAACTACAAAAGGGACGAGGAACTGCAGTGACACAAATGGGTGATTTTATTGCAGCTGACCAAGGACACCATCTATCAGGACAACCTATGGTGTTGGTGTTTAGTCAATCTGGTAATGTCAAATACAGCTTGGACACCAAACAAGGTTTGAAGTCTGAACAAACATCAAGACCATGGAATGTGGTAGTCAGCCAAGATGGAAGAATATTCATCACACATCGGGTTTCCAATATCAATGTTTATGACCAAAATGGAGCCTACAAGTATCGATTCCCTACCAAGTCTCCCAGCAATGTATCATCTGATGCACAGGATACAATGCTCTGTGGTTTAGCATTGGATAACCAGGGATGTCTACTGGTTGGTGAGATGAAGCAAAAGTACATCAGTAAGCATAGATTGGATGGATCACATGTCAGTAGTATCAAAGTAACCATAACACCTGGTTACATAGCAGTTACTTCAACTGACAAgcttattgtttcaaatggagGTTGGTCAACTACTGCACAAGTTCTTGATCCTACAGGTAACATCCTACAAACACTCAATCGTCCTTCAGGTGTGTCATTATGGTGTCCCTTTGGCATATGTTGTACAGCAGATGATGATATCTACATAGCAAACCACCAGCCAGCCAGTAATGGAGGAGGCATCTATTGCTATTCTATATCAGGTCAATACATGGGATGTATCACAAAGGAAGTATATCGTCCTGCTGGACTTACTCTTATTGAGGATGAAAACAAGTTGCTTGTTGTTGAAGAACAAAGAGTAAAGATTTTCTCTCGGCAGTGA
- the LOC140166323 gene encoding uncharacterized protein — protein sequence MASTGDGNTGHAYETTISQPQPPYAPNSQALTYPPAASAPPQNQSAPGDPYPPQAPPSNTYPPQNTAPYPPQGTPPNTTPYPPQNQTPYPSQNTTPYPTQGPPPPNTAPYPPQGSAYPPQENTQPDAPPRYSEVFGADPAKPNVNYGYQHDQQTPNYTPAQPYTAYPPQQPAPQVIIHNNQVQQQQAAAPANITIVRSVQTGSPPNNYLCLSIFSFFCCFIFGIVAIIHAAMVNSYWREGRHNEARQAASKARGFAIAAVVFGIVIIVLNVVFRVVAAQNQSDYY from the exons ATGGCATCGACTGGGGATGGTAATACTGGGCATGCATATGAAACAACAATATCTCAACCACAGCCACCATACGCACCAAATTCACAAG CTCTTACCTATCCACCAGCAGCTTCTGCTCCACCCCAAAATCAATCTGCACCTGGAGACCCTTATCCGCCACAGGCTCCCCCTTCCAACACATATCCACCACAGAACACCGCTCCATATCCCCCGCAGGGGACACCACCAAACACGACTCCCTATCCACCTCAGAATCAAACCCCGTACCCCTCACAAAATACTACTCCATATCCCACGCAGGGACCACCACCACCAAACACAGCACCTTATCCACCACAAGGTTCAGCTTATCCACCACAGGAGAACACTCAACCAGATGCACCCCCTCGTTATTCAGAGGTCTTTGGTGCCGATCCTGCGAAACCCAATGTAAACTATGGGTATCAACATGACCAGCAGACACCAAACTACACACCG GCACAACCGTACACCGCGTATCCTCCTCAACAACCTGCTCCTCAAGTAATAATTCATAACAACCAGGTGCAACAGCAGCAGGCAGCAGCACCCGCCAACATCACCATCGTGCGCAGTGTTCAGACGGGATCACCCCCGAATAATTATTTGTGTTTATCCATATTTTCCTTCTTCTGTTGTTTCATATTTGGCATCGTGGCAATCATTCATGCTGCAATG GTGAATTCATATTGGAGAGAAGGTCGGCATAATGAAGCCAGACAGGCAGCCTCTAAAGCAAGAGGATTTGCGATTGCAGCAGTGGTTTTTGGCATCGTAATCATTGTCCTCAATGTTGTCTTTAGAGTGGTTGCTGCTCAGAATCAATCTGATTATTATTGA